In Streptomyces sp. NBC_01381, a genomic segment contains:
- a CDS encoding xanthine dehydrogenase family protein molybdopterin-binding subunit gives MSNEAAGGASTATAAEPQPGPEPLPHGIGASLPSAESRAKTEGTFPYASDLWAEGLLWAAVLRSPHAHARIVSIDTSQAREMPGVRSVVTHEDVPGEALQGRKTPDRPVFASDVVRHHGEPIAAVAADHPDTARMAAAAIFVEYEVLEPVTDPEKAFAAEPLHPDGNLIRHIPLRHGDPEAAGELVVEGLYRIGRQDPAPIGAEAGLAVPRPDGGVELYIASTDPHTDRDMAASCYGIDPGIVKVVVTGVPGATADREDASFHLPLGLLALTTGCPVKLTATREESFLGHAHRHPTLLRYRHHADAEGKLVKVEAQVLLDAGAYADTSSDALAAAVSFACGPYVVPNAFIEGWAVRTNNPPSGHVRGEGAMQVCAAYEAQMDKIAKKLGIDPAEVRLRNAMATGDILPTGQTVTCPAPVAELLTAVRDFPLPELPKDTPEDEWLLPGGPEGAGDPAAVRRGVGYGLGMVQLLGAEGADEVSTATVKVQDGVATVICAAVETGQGFTTLARQIVQETLGIDDVRVAPVDTDQPPAGPSCHGRHTWVSGGAVERAAKMVRTQLLQPLAHKFGMSTELLQITDGKITSYDGVLSTTVTEAMDGKELWATAQCRPHPTEPLDAAGQGDAFVGMAFCAIRAVVDVDVEIGSVRVVELAVAQDVGRILNPAQLKTRIEAGVTQGVGAALTENLRTPRGLVRHPDLTGYALPTALDIPDIRIVKLVEERDVVAPFGAKAASAVPVVASPAAVASAVRAATGRPVNRLPIRPQAAVAT, from the coding sequence GTGAGCAACGAAGCCGCGGGGGGCGCGAGCACCGCGACCGCAGCGGAGCCGCAGCCCGGCCCGGAACCCCTGCCGCACGGCATCGGTGCGTCGCTGCCGTCCGCCGAGTCCCGCGCCAAGACCGAGGGCACGTTCCCCTACGCGTCCGACCTGTGGGCGGAGGGGCTGCTCTGGGCGGCCGTCCTGCGCTCCCCGCACGCGCACGCGCGGATCGTGTCGATCGACACGTCGCAGGCGCGCGAGATGCCGGGTGTGCGGTCCGTCGTCACGCACGAGGACGTGCCGGGCGAGGCGCTGCAGGGCCGCAAGACCCCGGACCGTCCGGTCTTCGCCTCCGATGTCGTACGCCACCACGGCGAGCCCATCGCGGCCGTGGCCGCCGATCATCCGGACACGGCGCGGATGGCCGCCGCGGCCATCTTCGTCGAGTACGAGGTGCTTGAGCCGGTCACCGACCCGGAGAAGGCCTTCGCCGCCGAACCCCTGCACCCCGACGGCAACTTGATCCGGCACATCCCGCTGCGGCACGGCGACCCGGAGGCTGCGGGCGAGCTCGTCGTCGAGGGCCTGTACCGCATCGGCCGTCAGGATCCCGCGCCGATCGGAGCGGAGGCGGGCCTGGCCGTGCCACGCCCCGACGGGGGAGTGGAGCTCTACATCGCCTCCACCGACCCACACACCGACCGGGACATGGCCGCGTCCTGCTACGGCATCGACCCCGGCATCGTGAAGGTCGTCGTCACGGGTGTCCCCGGCGCGACCGCCGACCGCGAGGACGCGAGCTTCCACCTGCCGCTCGGTCTGCTCGCCCTGACCACCGGCTGCCCGGTGAAGCTGACGGCGACGCGTGAGGAGTCCTTCCTGGGGCATGCCCACCGCCACCCGACGCTGCTCCGCTACCGCCATCACGCGGACGCCGAGGGCAAGTTGGTGAAGGTGGAGGCGCAGGTCCTGCTCGACGCGGGCGCGTACGCGGACACGTCGTCGGATGCGCTGGCGGCTGCTGTTTCGTTTGCGTGTGGGCCGTATGTGGTGCCGAACGCCTTTATTGAGGGCTGGGCGGTGCGTACGAACAATCCGCCGTCCGGGCATGTCCGGGGCGAGGGCGCGATGCAGGTGTGCGCGGCGTACGAAGCCCAGATGGACAAGATCGCGAAGAAGTTGGGCATCGATCCGGCGGAGGTGCGGCTGCGCAACGCGATGGCGACGGGTGACATTTTGCCCACCGGCCAGACCGTGACGTGCCCGGCGCCGGTCGCTGAACTCCTCACCGCCGTACGGGACTTCCCGCTTCCCGAGCTGCCGAAGGACACGCCCGAGGACGAGTGGCTGCTGCCCGGTGGCCCTGAGGGTGCGGGCGATCCTGCGGCGGTGCGGCGGGGCGTCGGCTATGGCCTAGGCATGGTCCAACTCCTGGGCGCGGAGGGCGCGGACGAGGTTTCAACGGCCACGGTGAAGGTCCAGGACGGTGTCGCCACGGTGATCTGTGCGGCGGTCGAGACGGGGCAGGGTTTTACGACTCTGGCTCGTCAGATCGTTCAGGAGACGCTGGGGATCGATGATGTGCGGGTCGCTCCGGTGGATACGGATCAGCCGCCTGCGGGGCCGAGTTGCCATGGGCGCCACACGTGGGTTTCGGGTGGTGCGGTGGAGCGTGCGGCGAAGATGGTGCGTACGCAGTTGCTGCAGCCTCTTGCCCATAAGTTCGGTATGTCCACTGAGCTGTTGCAGATCACCGACGGCAAGATCACGTCGTATGACGGGGTGTTGTCGACGACGGTGACGGAGGCGATGGACGGCAAGGAGTTGTGGGCCACGGCGCAGTGCCGGCCGCATCCGACGGAGCCGTTGGATGCTGCCGGTCAGGGTGATGCCTTTGTGGGGATGGCGTTCTGTGCGATCCGTGCGGTGGTCGATGTCGATGTCGAGATCGGTTCGGTGCGGGTCGTTGAGCTGGCGGTGGCTCAGGATGTGGGGCGCATTCTGAATCCTGCGCAGTTGAAGACGCGTATTGAGGCGGGTGTTACGCAGGGGGTGGGGGCGGCGTTGACGGAGAACTTGCGGACGCCGCGGGGGCTTGTTCGTCACCCGGATTTGACGGGCTATGCGCTGCCGACTGCCTTGGATATTCCTGACATTCGCATCGTGAAGTTGGTGGAGGAGCGGGACGTCGTTGCTCCCTTCGGTGCGAAGGCGGCCAGTGCGGTGCCGGTTGTTGCGTCGCCGGCGGCGGTTGCTTCTGCGGTGCGGGCGGCTACGGGCCGTCCCGTCAATCGGTTGCCGATTCGGCCGCAGGCGGCGGTGGCTACGTGA
- a CDS encoding AAA family ATPase: MPFLAGGVVVITGIMASGKSTVAQALAERSPRAAHVRGDVFRRMIVSGGQEYEPGASGEAEAQLRLRYRLSASTADAYAGAGFVAVVQDVILGEELKAYVELLRTRPVYVVVLAPRPDAVAAREAGRGKTGYGAWTVEDLDAGLRGGTPRIGLWLDSSDLTVDETVDAVLAGLDGARVS; encoded by the coding sequence TTGCCCTTTTTAGCGGGTGGAGTTGTCGTCATTACCGGGATCATGGCGTCCGGTAAGTCCACGGTGGCGCAGGCGTTGGCTGAGCGGTCGCCGCGGGCGGCGCATGTGCGGGGTGATGTTTTCCGCCGGATGATCGTGTCGGGTGGTCAGGAGTATGAGCCCGGCGCGTCGGGGGAGGCTGAGGCTCAGCTTCGGCTGCGGTATCGGTTGTCGGCTTCGACTGCGGATGCGTACGCGGGTGCGGGGTTCGTCGCCGTCGTCCAGGACGTCATTCTGGGCGAGGAGTTGAAGGCGTACGTGGAGCTTTTGCGTACGCGGCCTGTGTACGTCGTTGTCCTTGCCCCGCGTCCGGATGCGGTTGCCGCGCGGGAGGCTGGGCGTGGGAAGACGGGGTACGGGGCCTGGACGGTGGAGGATCTGGACGCGGGGCTGCGGGGCGGGACCCCGCGGATCGGGTTGTGGCTGGATAGCTCTGATCTGACGGTGGATGAGACCGTGGATGCGGTTCTGGCGGGGCTGGACGGGGCGCGGGTCTCTTAG
- a CDS encoding DUF6082 family protein: protein MTLVQVPVLQGDRSSNAGQAFGAAAAASSTVLLFYMARTMRMQEKESEMQRIVLQNQQRVMEEHCGETRMMKGEIHRTSEALVRGLHIAILRDAMSDADLAATWPTLTGDLPQEKRKQYLYINQVLSLQYLAFEVGDYSEAAIEAVLQALFTVPVWREFWERIHDRNRVPGDSAEARFAVIAERAYQAAGSTTPLRRQA, encoded by the coding sequence ATGACACTTGTGCAAGTACCCGTCCTGCAAGGCGACCGTAGCAGCAATGCAGGGCAGGCATTCGGTGCGGCCGCAGCCGCATCGTCGACTGTTCTTCTCTTTTACATGGCACGCACAATGCGCATGCAGGAGAAGGAGTCGGAGATGCAACGTATCGTCCTGCAGAATCAGCAACGGGTCATGGAAGAGCACTGCGGCGAAACACGGATGATGAAGGGTGAAATTCACCGTACATCGGAGGCTTTGGTCCGCGGGCTGCACATCGCGATCCTCAGGGATGCCATGAGCGACGCGGACCTGGCGGCGACATGGCCGACGCTGACCGGCGACCTTCCACAGGAGAAGAGGAAGCAGTACCTATATATCAACCAAGTGCTGTCCCTGCAGTATCTCGCCTTCGAGGTGGGAGACTACTCAGAAGCTGCGATCGAGGCGGTACTGCAAGCCCTCTTCACCGTCCCGGTATGGCGGGAGTTCTGGGAGCGGATTCACGACCGAAATCGAGTGCCAGGCGACTCCGCTGAGGCTCGATTCGCCGTGATCGCAGAGCGCGCCTACCAGGCCGCTGGATCCACCACACCTTTGCGTCGCCAGGCGTAG
- a CDS encoding type II toxin-antitoxin system death-on-curing family toxin, protein MSEVRYVQIDEILTIARTVNGTEHSVRDMGLLVSAIERPRTNVFGAEPYPTLHEKAAALLHSFAHNRALIDGNKRTAWLAMRFFLRVNGVSAAVRPPDVSIAGPFVEEVAQDNIDVPTIAKRLSAWFPVS, encoded by the coding sequence GTGAGCGAAGTTCGATACGTCCAGATCGACGAGATCCTCACGATCGCCCGCACGGTCAACGGTACCGAACACAGCGTGCGCGACATGGGACTCTTGGTCTCAGCGATCGAACGGCCCCGGACCAACGTGTTCGGGGCCGAGCCGTATCCGACCCTCCATGAGAAAGCGGCAGCCCTGCTGCACTCGTTCGCCCACAACCGCGCACTGATCGACGGCAACAAGCGCACCGCCTGGCTCGCGATGCGCTTCTTTCTGCGCGTCAACGGTGTGAGCGCTGCTGTTCGCCCGCCGGACGTCTCCATCGCGGGCCCGTTCGTCGAGGAAGTCGCCCAGGACAACATCGACGTACCGACCATCGCCAAGCGCCTGTCGGCCTGGTTCCCGGTCTCCTGA
- a CDS encoding MFS transporter — MTALEHGDTDVTPDASISPPEGSQGGGVLRKPYRALSFGIVSVVLLIAFEATAVGTAMPVAARELDGVSLYAFAFSAYFTTSLFGMVLAGQWADRRGPLGPLAGGIAAFAAGLLLAGTAGAMWMFILGRAVQGLGGGLVIVALYVVVSRAYPEHLRASILAAFAASWVVPSVVGPLVSGTVTEHLGWRWVFVGIPVLVVGPLALALPAIRRTASGPVDPAAPVEAFDRRRIRLALGISLGAGLLQYAGQDLRWLSLLPAAVGAAVLVPAVLGLLPRGTYRAVRGLPSVVLLRGIAAGSFIAAESFVPLMLVTERGLSPTMAGLSLAVGGATWALGSYVQSRPRMEPYRSKLMVVGMVLVASAIVAAPSVLIHAVPVWIVAVAWAFGCFGMGMVIASTSVLLLRLSAPQDAGANSAALQISDGLSNALLLAAGGAAFAALGGGMVGAGHGVGEAGGSHPAAFVAVFLPMAAVALVGAWVGTRLKERTD; from the coding sequence ATGACCGCTCTGGAACACGGTGACACCGACGTCACCCCCGACGCATCGATATCGCCGCCCGAGGGGTCCCAGGGCGGAGGGGTGCTGCGCAAGCCCTATCGTGCGCTCAGCTTCGGCATCGTCTCCGTCGTTCTGCTCATCGCCTTCGAGGCGACCGCCGTCGGGACCGCCATGCCGGTCGCCGCCCGTGAGCTGGACGGGGTGTCGCTGTACGCCTTCGCCTTCTCCGCCTACTTCACCACCAGTCTCTTCGGCATGGTGCTCGCCGGGCAGTGGGCCGATCGGCGTGGGCCGCTCGGGCCGCTTGCCGGCGGGATCGCCGCCTTCGCCGCGGGGCTGCTGCTCGCCGGGACCGCCGGGGCCATGTGGATGTTCATCCTCGGGCGGGCCGTGCAGGGGCTCGGGGGTGGGCTTGTCATTGTTGCGCTGTACGTCGTTGTCAGTCGGGCCTATCCGGAGCATTTGCGGGCGTCCATTCTTGCTGCTTTCGCGGCCAGTTGGGTCGTGCCGTCCGTCGTCGGGCCGCTGGTCTCCGGGACCGTCACCGAGCACCTGGGGTGGCGCTGGGTCTTCGTCGGGATCCCTGTTCTTGTCGTCGGGCCGCTCGCGCTCGCGCTGCCCGCCATCCGGCGCACCGCCTCCGGGCCCGTCGACCCCGCCGCCCCCGTCGAGGCCTTCGACCGGCGGCGCATCCGGCTCGCCCTGGGGATCTCGCTGGGGGCCGGGCTCCTGCAGTACGCGGGGCAGGACTTGCGCTGGCTCTCGCTGCTGCCCGCGGCCGTCGGAGCTGCCGTGCTCGTTCCCGCCGTGCTCGGGCTGCTGCCCCGCGGGACCTACCGGGCCGTGCGCGGGCTGCCCTCCGTCGTGCTGCTGCGTGGCATCGCCGCGGGGTCCTTCATCGCCGCCGAGTCCTTCGTGCCGCTGATGCTGGTCACCGAGCGCGGGCTCAGCCCGACCATGGCGGGGCTCTCGCTTGCGGTGGGCGGTGCCACCTGGGCGCTCGGGTCGTATGTGCAGTCGCGGCCGCGTATGGAGCCGTACCGGAGCAAGCTGATGGTGGTGGGGATGGTGCTTGTCGCCTCCGCCATCGTTGCCGCTCCGAGTGTGCTGATCCATGCCGTGCCCGTGTGGATCGTCGCCGTCGCCTGGGCCTTCGGCTGCTTCGGCATGGGCATGGTCATCGCGTCGACCAGCGTGCTGCTGCTCAGGCTCTCGGCGCCGCAGGACGCCGGCGCCAACTCCGCCGCCCTGCAGATCTCCGACGGCCTCTCCAACGCCCTGCTGCTCGCCGCCGGAGGGGCCGCCTTCGCCGCGCTCGGCGGCGGAATGGTCGGCGCGGGGCACGGCGTGGGCGAGGCGGGCGGGTCCCATCCGGCGGCCTTCGTCGCCGTCTTCCTGCCGATGGCGGCAGTCGCCCTGGTGGGGGCGTGGGTGGGGACGCGGCTCAAGGAACGTACGGACTGA
- a CDS encoding DEAD/DEAH box helicase: protein MTTTAASSSAASHHLSPAFPGRAPWGTANKLRAWQQGAMERYLQEQPRDFLAVATPGAGKTTFALTLASWLLHHHVVQQVTVVAPTEHLKKQWAEAAARVGIKLDPEYSAGPLSKEYHGVAITYAGVGVRPMLHRNRAEQRKTLVILDEIHHAGDSKSWGEACLEAFEPATRRLALTGTPFRSDTNPIPFVTYEEGNDGIRRSSADYTYGYGSALGDGVVRPVIFLSYSGNMRWRTKAGDEIAARLGEPMTKDAISQAWRTALDARGEWMPNVLKAADQRLTEVRKAIPDAGGLVIASDQDSARSYAKLIREITGTKATVVLSDDTGASKRIDDFSDGNDRWMVAVRMVSEGVDVPRLAVGVYATTISTPLFFAQAVGRFVRSRRRGETASVFLPTVPDLLGFANEMEVERDHALDKPKKEGEEDPYAESEKEMDEANKEQDEDTGEQEQFSFEALESDAVFDRVLFDGAEFGMQAHPGSEEEQDYLGIPGLLEPDQVQMLLQKRQARQIAHSKKRPDEEADLLELPAERRPVVSHKELLELRKQLNTMVGAYVHQSGKPHGVIHTELRRTCGGPPSAEATAGQLRQRIAKVGEWATRMR, encoded by the coding sequence GTGACTACCACCGCCGCCTCCTCGTCCGCCGCCTCCCACCACCTCTCTCCCGCCTTCCCCGGCCGGGCCCCGTGGGGCACGGCCAACAAGCTGCGTGCCTGGCAGCAGGGTGCGATGGAGCGGTATCTGCAGGAGCAGCCGCGTGACTTCCTCGCCGTCGCGACGCCCGGCGCCGGCAAGACGACCTTCGCCCTGACGCTCGCGTCCTGGCTGCTTCACCACCATGTCGTGCAGCAGGTCACCGTGGTCGCGCCGACCGAGCACCTGAAGAAGCAGTGGGCGGAGGCCGCGGCCCGCGTAGGGATCAAGCTGGACCCGGAGTACAGCGCGGGCCCGCTGAGCAAGGAGTACCACGGCGTCGCGATCACGTACGCGGGTGTGGGCGTGCGGCCCATGCTGCACCGCAACCGCGCCGAGCAGCGCAAGACCCTCGTCATCCTCGACGAGATCCACCACGCGGGGGACAGCAAATCCTGGGGCGAGGCCTGCCTGGAGGCGTTCGAGCCCGCGACGCGGCGCCTGGCGCTGACCGGTACTCCGTTCAGGTCCGACACCAACCCGATCCCCTTCGTCACGTACGAAGAAGGGAACGACGGCATCCGGCGGTCCTCCGCCGACTACACGTACGGATACGGGAGTGCCCTCGGCGACGGGGTCGTGCGGCCCGTCATTTTTCTTTCCTACTCCGGCAACATGCGGTGGCGGACCAAGGCCGGTGACGAGATCGCTGCGCGGCTCGGCGAGCCGATGACCAAGGACGCGATCTCGCAGGCCTGGCGGACGGCCCTCGACGCGCGTGGCGAGTGGATGCCGAACGTGCTCAAGGCCGCCGACCAGCGGCTCACCGAGGTCAGGAAGGCCATCCCGGACGCGGGCGGGCTCGTGATCGCGTCCGACCAGGACTCCGCGCGTTCCTACGCCAAGCTGATCCGGGAGATCACCGGGACGAAGGCGACGGTCGTCCTCTCCGACGACACGGGCGCCTCGAAGCGGATCGACGACTTCAGCGACGGGAACGACCGCTGGATGGTCGCGGTCCGGATGGTGTCGGAAGGCGTCGACGTCCCGCGTCTCGCGGTGGGTGTGTATGCCACGACGATCTCCACTCCGCTCTTCTTCGCGCAGGCCGTGGGGCGTTTCGTGCGCTCACGGCGGCGCGGCGAGACCGCGTCCGTCTTCCTGCCCACCGTCCCCGACCTGCTCGGCTTCGCCAACGAGATGGAGGTCGAGCGCGACCACGCGCTCGACAAGCCGAAGAAGGAGGGGGAAGAGGACCCCTACGCCGAGTCCGAGAAGGAGATGGACGAGGCGAACAAGGAGCAGGACGAGGACACGGGGGAGCAGGAGCAGTTCTCCTTCGAGGCGCTCGAGTCCGACGCCGTCTTCGACCGGGTGCTCTTCGACGGTGCCGAATTCGGCATGCAGGCCCACCCGGGGAGCGAGGAGGAGCAGGACTATCTCGGCATCCCCGGTCTGCTCGAACCCGACCAGGTGCAGATGCTGCTCCAGAAGCGGCAGGCCCGGCAGATCGCGCACAGCAAGAAGCGGCCGGACGAGGAGGCGGATCTTCTTGAACTCCCGGCCGAGCGGCGGCCCGTGGTCTCCCACAAGGAGCTGCTCGAACTGCGCAAGCAGCTCAACACGATGGTCGGCGCGTACGTCCATCAGAGCGGCAAGCCGCACGGCGTGATCCACACGGAGCTGCGCCGCACCTGCGGTGGCCCGCCGAGCGCGGAGGCGACGGCGGGACAGCTGCGGCAGCGCATCGCCAAGGTCGGGGAGTGGGCTACTCGAATGCGCTGA
- a CDS encoding IclR family transcriptional regulator produces MTAETSQTLDRGLRVLKLLADTDHGLTVTELSNKLGVNRTVVYRLLATLEQHALVRRDLGGRARVGLGVLRLGRQVHPLVREAALPALRSLAEDIGATAHLTLVDGTEALAVAVVEPTWTDYHVAYRTGFRHPLDRGAAGRAILAARQGSGTDPGYALTHGELEAGASGAAAPLVGVTGIEGSVGVVMLADSVPERVGPRVVDAAREVADALR; encoded by the coding sequence GTGACCGCGGAGACTTCCCAGACGCTCGACCGAGGACTGCGTGTCCTCAAACTGTTGGCCGATACCGATCATGGACTCACCGTCACCGAGCTGTCCAACAAGCTCGGTGTGAACCGCACCGTGGTGTACCGGCTGCTCGCCACCCTGGAGCAGCACGCGCTGGTCCGCAGGGACCTGGGCGGCCGGGCCAGGGTGGGCCTCGGGGTGCTCAGGCTGGGCCGCCAGGTGCATCCGCTGGTGCGGGAGGCCGCGCTGCCCGCGTTGCGCTCGCTCGCCGAGGACATAGGTGCCACCGCGCACCTGACGCTGGTGGACGGCACGGAGGCCCTGGCCGTCGCCGTGGTCGAGCCGACCTGGACGGATTACCACGTGGCCTACCGGACGGGCTTCCGGCACCCCCTCGACCGGGGCGCCGCGGGGCGAGCCATCCTCGCCGCCCGGCAGGGGTCGGGCACCGATCCGGGCTATGCGCTGACTCATGGCGAGCTCGAGGCCGGCGCGAGCGGGGCTGCCGCCCCGCTGGTGGGTGTGACCGGCATAGAGGGGAGCGTCGGCGTCGTCATGCTGGCGGACTCCGTGCCGGAGCGGGTGGGGCCGCGGGTGGTGGATGCGGCGAGGGAGGTAGCGGACGCCTTGCGCTGA
- a CDS encoding S16 family serine protease, whose translation MFSLSSLSRPKALGVCAVPVVALLAVAGLAPLPFAVAQPGSTANVLGESEGKRVITITGAPTREPKGQLRMTTIVATGPETDVSLGDVVDGWFRTDRSVMPKDSVYPTGDDVKEVEKHNLGDMKKSQDTATRAALAYLDESGVDGTDKVNVDVDLGKIGGPSAGLFLSLGIIDLIDGNGSGGDLTGGRDIAGTGTISADGKVGPVGGVSMKTQAARRDGATVFLVPKDECADAEAEKPKGLQLIPVTTLTGTIESLRALDKGGKVPSC comes from the coding sequence GTGTTCTCCCTCTCCAGCCTCTCGCGCCCCAAGGCCCTCGGCGTCTGCGCCGTCCCCGTGGTCGCCCTGCTCGCCGTCGCGGGCCTGGCGCCGCTGCCGTTCGCCGTGGCCCAGCCGGGGTCGACGGCGAACGTACTCGGGGAGAGCGAGGGCAAGCGGGTCATCACGATCACCGGCGCCCCCACCCGGGAGCCCAAGGGGCAGCTACGGATGACGACGATCGTCGCCACGGGTCCCGAGACCGACGTCAGCCTCGGCGACGTGGTGGACGGCTGGTTCCGTACGGACCGGTCCGTGATGCCCAAGGACTCGGTCTACCCCACCGGCGACGACGTGAAGGAAGTCGAGAAGCACAACCTCGGCGACATGAAGAAGTCGCAGGACACCGCCACGCGGGCCGCGCTCGCCTATCTCGACGAGAGCGGCGTGGACGGCACGGACAAGGTGAACGTCGACGTCGACCTCGGCAAGATCGGCGGCCCCAGCGCGGGCCTCTTCCTCTCCCTCGGCATCATCGACCTCATCGACGGCAACGGCAGCGGCGGCGACCTCACCGGTGGCCGCGACATCGCGGGCACCGGCACGATCTCCGCCGACGGCAAGGTCGGCCCGGTCGGCGGTGTCTCCATGAAGACGCAGGCCGCGAGGCGCGACGGCGCCACCGTCTTCCTGGTCCCGAAGGACGAGTGCGCGGACGCGGAGGCGGAGAAGCCGAAGGGGCTTCAGCTGATTCCGGTCACGACGCTGACAGGCACGATCGAGTCCCTGCGGGCCCTTGATAAGGGCGGGAAAGTTCCGAGCTGTTGA
- a CDS encoding transcriptional regulator: MTEQPEGRKVRTLDARSLRGIAHPLRMRLLGSLRIDGPATASQLAARFGESSGATSYHLRQLAAHGFVEDAPEHGKGRERWWRAAHETTVFNDRLARDADPVVRGAAALYLQHVAAFHAEGLSTWVGTSHEWPEEWQSSADISDHTMRLTPELASELDQKVHQLIESYRELAPADDDPKAELVRIHTHVFPTRRPD, encoded by the coding sequence ATGACGGAGCAACCCGAGGGCCGGAAGGTCCGTACGCTCGACGCCCGCTCCCTGCGGGGCATCGCGCACCCCTTGCGGATGCGGCTGCTCGGCTCGTTGCGCATCGACGGCCCGGCCACCGCGTCCCAACTCGCTGCCAGGTTCGGGGAGTCGAGCGGCGCGACCAGCTATCACCTGCGCCAGCTCGCGGCACACGGCTTCGTCGAGGACGCCCCCGAGCACGGCAAGGGGCGGGAGCGGTGGTGGCGGGCGGCGCACGAAACCACCGTGTTCAACGACAGGCTCGCCCGCGACGCGGACCCGGTGGTGCGCGGGGCGGCGGCGCTCTACCTGCAGCACGTCGCGGCCTTTCACGCCGAGGGACTTTCCACCTGGGTCGGCACGAGCCATGAGTGGCCCGAGGAGTGGCAGTCCAGCGCGGACATCAGTGACCACACCATGCGACTCACCCCCGAGCTGGCGAGCGAGCTGGACCAGAAGGTCCATCAACTGATCGAGAGCTACCGCGAATTGGCCCCCGCCGATGACGACCCGAAGGCCGAACTCGTACGCATCCACACCCACGTCTTCCCGACGCGACGACCCGACTGA